A window of the Phaseolus vulgaris cultivar G19833 chromosome 5, P. vulgaris v2.0, whole genome shotgun sequence genome harbors these coding sequences:
- the LOC137835811 gene encoding probable peroxidase 61, with amino-acid sequence MKRIMCVALPLVVFAVANMCYGMADAAEVKPPTTYLKWHYYKITNTCRDVEEYVRHEVKLFWDNDRSITPKLLRLVYSDCFITGCDGSILLDEGPNPEKNAAQNRGLGGFVAIDKIKAVVESRCPGKVSCADILHLATRDAVHLAGGPAYPVFTGRKDGGISDATSVDLPSPSISLQKLIEYFKSRNLNEVHMTTLLGAHTMGRTHCSYIVDRLYNYSGSGKPDPSMNATLLGSLRKLCPPRKKGQTDPLVYLNPESGSHYNFTESYYSRILSNEAVLGVDQQLKNGENTKQTAEEFGIGFEDFRKTFAVSMYQMGNFKVLTGNQGEIRKNCRYTNK; translated from the exons ATGAAGAGAATTATGTGTGTGGCTTTGCCACTAGTAGTTTTTGCAGTGGCGAACATGTGTTATGGGATGGCAGATGCAGCAGAGGTGAAACCTCCGACGACATATTTGAAGTGGCATTATTACAAGATCACCAATACATGCCGCGACGTGGAGGAGTATGTCCGGCACGAAGTTAAACTGTTTTGGGATAATGATAGAAGCATTACGCCAAAGCTTCTACGCTTGGTTTATTCGGACTGTTTTATCACT GGATGTGATGGGTCCATTCTGCTTGACGAAGGACCAAATCCAGAGAAAAATGCAGCACAAAACCGGGGGCTTGGAGGATTTGTAGCCATTGACAAGATCAAAGCTGTTGTCGAATCACGATGCCCTGGAAAAGTCTCTTGTGCTGATATACTCCACCTCGCCACCAGAGATGCTGTTCATCTG GCAGGTGGACCAGCTTACCCAGTTTTTACAGGAAGAAAGGACGGTGGTATATCAGATGCTACATCGGTAGACCTTCCATCACCATCCATCTCGCTGCAGAAACTTATAGAATATTTCAAATCGAGGAACTTGAATGAAGTACACATGACAACACTTTTAG GAGCACACACAATGGGCCGCACACATTGTAGCTACATTGTTGATCGTCTATACAACTACAGTGGGTCCGGAAAACCTGATCCAAGTATGAATGCCACTCTACTAGGGTCATTGAGAAAACTTTGCCCACCAAGGAAGAAGGGACAGACAGACCCTCTGGTATACCTAAACCCAGAATCAGGATCACATTACAACTTCACAGAGTCATACTACAGCAGGATCCTATCCAACGAAGCTGTCCTAGGAGTTgatcaacaattaaaaaatgGTGAAAACACTAAACAGACAGCCGAGGAGTTTGGCATTGGATTTGAAGATTTTCGGAAAACTTTTGCTGTATCTATGTACCAGATGGGGAATTTCAAGGTTTTAACGGGAAACCAAGGTGAAATACGCAAAAATTGTCGATACACAAATAAGTAG